One window of Tenacibaculum maritimum NCIMB 2154 genomic DNA carries:
- a CDS encoding glyceraldehyde-3-phosphate dehydrogenase → MSTITDYEKEVTVQAQTRRATVEFINIVNDLWYDKSIELVLFRNPLVDKRASEVLNLINYAKEFVAKPISIDDALEIAKAIQSIALPPSKLDIGKLAYESHLNEDKNEDKVAFVTQKLQGATEATEIAPKDVVLYGFGRIGRLLARELMSKMGKGSQLRLRAIVTRGEINQTVLEKRASLLSIDSVHGDFLGTVEIDADNNALIINGTTVHMISASKPEDIDYTEYGIQDALIIDNTGAFRDKEALSRHLVPNGASKVLLTAPGKGIPNIVHGVNQGENNPDEIDIFSAASCTTNAITPVLKVLEDNYGIKKGHLETIHAYTNDQNLVDNMHKKYRRGRAAALNMVITETGAGKAVAKALPALEGKLTSSAIRVPVPNGSLAILNLQLHSEVTVDAINAIMKKYALEGELVEQIKYSMDHELVSSDIVGTTAPSIFDSKATIADGDTIVIYIWYDNEYGYSHQVMRLAKHIAKVRRYTYY, encoded by the coding sequence ATGTCAACAATAACAGATTACGAAAAAGAAGTTACTGTACAGGCTCAAACAAGAAGAGCAACGGTAGAATTTATTAACATTGTAAATGATTTATGGTATGATAAATCTATTGAATTGGTATTGTTTAGAAACCCACTAGTAGATAAAAGAGCTAGTGAAGTTTTAAACTTAATTAATTATGCTAAAGAGTTTGTGGCGAAGCCAATATCTATAGATGATGCTTTAGAAATAGCAAAAGCAATTCAATCGATAGCGTTACCTCCATCAAAATTAGATATAGGGAAATTAGCATATGAATCTCATTTAAATGAAGATAAAAATGAAGATAAAGTAGCATTTGTAACACAAAAATTACAAGGAGCTACGGAAGCAACAGAAATAGCTCCTAAAGATGTTGTTCTGTACGGTTTTGGTAGAATAGGCCGTTTACTAGCTCGTGAGTTAATGAGTAAAATGGGAAAAGGTTCTCAGTTAAGATTGAGAGCTATAGTTACTCGTGGAGAAATTAACCAAACAGTATTAGAAAAGAGAGCATCTTTATTAAGTATAGATTCTGTTCATGGAGATTTTTTAGGAACGGTTGAAATTGATGCAGATAATAATGCATTAATCATAAATGGTACTACAGTACATATGATTTCAGCATCAAAACCAGAAGATATCGATTATACAGAGTATGGAATTCAAGATGCTTTGATTATTGATAATACAGGAGCTTTTAGAGATAAAGAAGCTTTAAGTAGGCACTTGGTACCCAATGGAGCTAGTAAAGTATTATTAACTGCTCCAGGTAAAGGGATTCCTAATATTGTACATGGAGTAAATCAAGGAGAAAATAACCCAGATGAGATCGATATATTCTCGGCAGCTTCTTGTACCACAAATGCAATTACACCCGTTTTAAAAGTATTAGAAGATAACTACGGAATAAAAAAAGGACATTTAGAAACGATTCATGCATATACAAATGATCAAAACTTAGTTGATAATATGCATAAGAAATACCGAAGAGGTAGGGCAGCCGCTTTAAACATGGTGATTACTGAAACGGGAGCAGGAAAAGCAGTAGCAAAAGCATTACCTGCATTAGAAGGGAAATTAACATCAAGTGCTATTCGTGTACCAGTACCTAATGGTTCATTGGCTATTTTAAATTTACAATTACATTCAGAGGTAACAGTAGATGCTATTAATGCAATAATGAAAAAATATGCATTAGAAGGAGAGTTAGTAGAGCAAATTAAATACTCTATGGACCATGAATTAGTTTCTTCTGATATTGTAGGAACTACAGCGCCATCAATATTTGATAGTAAAGCTACAATTGCAGATGGTGATACTATCGTAATTTACATATGGTATGATAATGAATATGGATATTCTCATCAAGTAATGCGTTTGGCAAAGCATATAGCAAAAGTAAGACGATATACTTATTATTAA
- a CDS encoding trypsin-like peptidase domain-containing protein, whose translation MKKFIGILGAAFLGGVISLAGYKFLIEKPVFVEQAQKPTLQTVKTNYNPIVVNNSSSPTDFTEAAERTVHAVVHVKNTALKTQINPWAEYFYGRGSGQKKYEQVGTGSGVIISSDGYIITNNHVIDGANDIEITLNSRKKVKAKLIGADAKNDIALLKVDTDMELPYIPFGNSDNVKIGEWVLAVGNPYNLTSTVTAGIVSAKGRDLEGNTNIDSFIQTDAAVNPGNSGGALVNTRGELMGINTAISSKTGSFIGYSFAVPSNIAKKIIDDLLEYGDVQEALIGFTPDLRNSEEIEGVKVGAITEDSGAEKAGLEEGDVITKVNDNRITKFSDLKGQLSAKRPGEEVTLTVLREGNKLEKLVVLSKKDFVEIRELGLVLKDLSKKEIKKYKVKGGAKVLQNANRYLMAYGVEAGYIITKINKEDVIDGLDAKRRLTSAARSNAPLFIEVINLKGERERYGFRQ comes from the coding sequence ATGAAGAAATTTATAGGAATTTTAGGGGCAGCCTTTTTAGGTGGAGTAATTTCTCTTGCAGGATATAAGTTCTTAATAGAGAAACCCGTATTTGTAGAACAAGCTCAAAAACCAACATTACAAACGGTAAAAACAAATTATAATCCGATAGTAGTTAACAATTCAAGTAGTCCAACTGATTTTACAGAGGCGGCAGAAAGAACAGTACATGCAGTAGTACATGTAAAGAACACAGCATTAAAAACGCAAATAAATCCATGGGCAGAGTATTTTTATGGGAGAGGAAGTGGGCAAAAAAAGTATGAGCAAGTAGGTACTGGTAGTGGAGTTATCATTTCCTCTGATGGTTATATTATAACAAATAACCATGTAATTGATGGAGCAAATGATATTGAAATAACGCTAAATAGTAGAAAGAAAGTAAAAGCAAAATTAATAGGCGCTGATGCTAAAAATGATATAGCATTGCTAAAGGTTGATACAGATATGGAATTGCCATATATTCCTTTTGGTAATTCTGATAATGTTAAAATAGGAGAATGGGTATTAGCAGTAGGGAATCCTTATAACTTAACGTCAACCGTAACAGCAGGTATTGTTAGTGCAAAAGGACGTGATTTAGAAGGAAACACAAATATAGACTCGTTCATTCAAACAGATGCAGCTGTAAACCCAGGAAATAGCGGAGGAGCATTAGTTAATACTCGTGGAGAATTGATGGGGATAAATACTGCAATTTCATCAAAAACAGGATCTTTTATAGGATATTCTTTTGCAGTACCTTCTAATATTGCTAAAAAAATTATTGATGACTTATTGGAATATGGAGATGTGCAAGAAGCATTGATAGGTTTTACGCCAGACTTAAGAAATAGTGAAGAAATTGAAGGAGTAAAGGTAGGAGCAATTACAGAAGATAGTGGCGCTGAAAAAGCTGGGTTGGAAGAAGGAGACGTTATTACAAAAGTAAATGATAATAGAATTACTAAATTTTCTGATTTAAAAGGGCAACTATCGGCTAAGAGACCTGGAGAAGAGGTTACTTTGACTGTTTTAAGGGAAGGTAATAAGTTAGAAAAATTAGTAGTATTAAGTAAAAAAGATTTTGTAGAAATTCGTGAGTTAGGATTGGTGCTAAAAGATTTATCAAAAAAAGAGATAAAAAAGTACAAAGTAAAAGGAGGAGCAAAGGTATTGCAAAATGCTAATCGATATTTAATGGCGTATGGAGTTGAAGCTGGTTATATAATTACAAAAATTAATAAAGAGGATGTCATAGATGGATTGGATGCAAAGAGAAGATTGACAAGTGCCGCCAGAAGTAATGCTCCTTTGTTTATAGAAGTAATTAACTTGAAAGGAGAGAGAGAACGTTACGGATTTAGACAGTAA
- the dapF gene encoding diaminopimelate epimerase: MNLTFYKYQGTGNDFILVDNRAKIFPKNNTKIISQLCHRHFGIGADGLILLEEDFDTDFRMIYYNADGYESTMCGNGGRCIVAFAHKLGIFQKETSFIAIDGIHYAAIKNTSVSLQMIDVDTIEMHPNYIFTNTGSPHHVQLVENITDFNVFSEGRKIRNAIYGLEGSNVNFVEQINQNTFRVRTYERGVENETLACGTGVTAVAIGMHTLQKTNANTIHLLVEGGELEVSFSNEKKLYSNIFLTGKATFVFTGTIDI, from the coding sequence ATGAATTTAACTTTTTATAAATATCAAGGTACTGGAAACGATTTTATTTTAGTGGATAATAGAGCTAAAATTTTTCCTAAAAATAATACTAAAATTATTAGCCAACTATGTCATAGACATTTTGGAATAGGTGCCGACGGATTGATTTTACTCGAAGAGGATTTTGATACCGATTTTAGAATGATTTACTATAATGCTGATGGATATGAAAGTACCATGTGCGGTAACGGGGGGAGATGTATCGTGGCTTTTGCTCATAAATTAGGAATATTCCAAAAGGAAACTTCTTTTATTGCAATTGATGGGATACATTATGCTGCTATTAAAAACACCTCTGTATCTCTTCAAATGATTGATGTTGATACTATTGAGATGCACCCTAATTATATTTTTACAAACACAGGGTCTCCTCATCATGTACAACTTGTTGAAAATATTACTGACTTCAACGTTTTTTCGGAAGGCAGAAAAATTAGAAACGCTATTTATGGTTTAGAAGGTAGTAATGTTAATTTCGTAGAACAAATTAACCAAAATACTTTTAGGGTTAGAACTTACGAACGTGGAGTCGAAAATGAGACTTTAGCTTGTGGAACTGGAGTTACTGCGGTTGCTATTGGAATGCATACTTTACAGAAGACGAATGCTAATACTATTCATCTCCTAGTGGAAGGAGGCGAGCTAGAAGTTTCTTTTTCTAACGAAAAAAAGCTTTATAGTAATATTTTTTTAACAGGAAAGGCTACATTTGTATTTACAGGTACTATTGATATTTAA
- a CDS encoding GNAT family N-acetyltransferase, with translation MQLLQGKYIHLRALEPEDLAFLFEIENNEVFWEVSHTIAPFSKFLLKQYLENAHLDIYEAKQLRLIIENKASKTPIGMVDLFDFNPQHKRAGIGILIHPLFQKKGFASEALSVLIQYAFKYLHLHQLYANITSNNTNSFNLFAKHNFKKIGIKKDWIFSNGTFKDEILFQLIHE, from the coding sequence ATGCAACTATTACAAGGAAAATATATTCATCTTAGAGCCTTAGAGCCAGAAGATCTTGCTTTTTTATTTGAGATAGAAAATAATGAGGTTTTTTGGGAGGTAAGCCATACAATTGCTCCTTTTTCTAAATTTTTACTGAAACAATATTTAGAGAATGCCCATTTGGATATTTACGAAGCAAAGCAGTTACGGTTAATTATTGAAAATAAAGCTTCTAAAACTCCTATTGGTATGGTTGATTTGTTTGATTTTAACCCACAACACAAACGTGCTGGTATTGGAATTCTCATTCATCCTCTCTTCCAAAAAAAAGGATTTGCTTCTGAAGCACTATCTGTTTTAATTCAATATGCTTTTAAATACCTACATCTACATCAGTTATATGCGAATATTACGTCAAATAACACGAATAGTTTCAACTTATTTGCAAAACATAATTTTAAAAAAATCGGGATTAAAAAAGACTGGATTTTTTCTAACGGAACCTTTAAAGACGAAATTTTATTTCAATTAATTCATGAATAA
- the mltG gene encoding endolytic transglycosylase MltG, with product MNKKLIYGSTIILFLAVGAICFNFYQKIFSKSVLKSGAIYLRSDDTITKVASLISPFISNPDNFIWVSKLKKFTKPKSGMYFLKEGMNMNEVVNLLRSGNQTPIKVSFNNQDTLEKLAGRISQQIEADSLSLITAMRDSNFLLKNNFTEKSALGMYIPNSYEFYWNTSAEKFRDKMLREFKRFWTPSRVKQAKKIGLNKHQVITLASIVQKETAQKSERPIVAGLYLNRFHDDWPLQADPTVIFALREQKGQDLIVKRVLSEDLKIDSPYNTYKYKGLPPSLIAMPDISSINAVLNPSKHKFYYMCASIDKIGFHDFAKSLGEHNRNAAKYQRWINQRGIKR from the coding sequence ATGAATAAAAAACTTATCTACGGAAGCACCATCATTTTATTTCTAGCTGTAGGCGCTATCTGCTTTAACTTTTATCAAAAAATATTTTCAAAAAGTGTTCTTAAAAGCGGAGCCATTTATCTTCGTTCAGATGATACTATTACTAAAGTAGCTAGCCTCATCTCCCCTTTTATATCAAATCCTGACAATTTTATTTGGGTTTCAAAACTGAAAAAATTTACCAAACCTAAAAGCGGAATGTATTTTTTAAAAGAAGGGATGAATATGAACGAAGTAGTAAACCTATTGAGAAGTGGAAACCAAACTCCAATTAAAGTTTCTTTTAACAATCAAGATACTTTAGAGAAATTGGCAGGAAGAATCTCCCAACAAATAGAAGCTGATTCGCTTTCTTTAATCACTGCTATGAGAGATAGTAACTTTCTCTTGAAAAACAACTTTACAGAAAAATCTGCTTTGGGAATGTACATTCCTAATAGCTATGAATTTTATTGGAATACTTCTGCTGAAAAATTTCGTGATAAAATGCTACGAGAATTCAAACGATTCTGGACTCCTTCTCGTGTAAAACAAGCTAAAAAGATAGGGTTAAATAAACATCAAGTAATCACCCTTGCTTCTATTGTTCAAAAAGAAACTGCTCAAAAAAGTGAGCGTCCAATTGTTGCAGGTTTGTATTTAAATCGATTTCATGATGATTGGCCACTACAAGCTGATCCCACCGTTATTTTTGCGCTACGAGAACAGAAAGGTCAAGATTTAATTGTTAAACGGGTATTGTCTGAAGATTTAAAAATCGATTCTCCTTACAATACTTATAAATATAAAGGGCTTCCTCCTTCTCTAATTGCAATGCCTGATATTTCTTCAATTAATGCTGTATTAAACCCTAGTAAACATAAATTTTACTATATGTGTGCTAGTATTGATAAAATTGGATTTCACGACTTTGCTAAAAGTTTAGGAGAGCATAATAGAAATGCTGCTAAATATCAAAGATGGATCAACCAAAGAGGCATTAAACGTTAA
- a CDS encoding SAM-dependent methyltransferase, with protein sequence MIGKLYLIPTTLGDTEPLEVMPISVKKVVEQIDYFIVENEKSARKFIKKITPTKPQSSLQLHLLDKYSSEFETRNYLDICNEGVHVGLLSEAGVPAIADPGASIVKLAHEKGIQVVPLVGPSSIILAMMASGMNGQNFAFNGYLPIDKSERKKAIKNLEKTSKEKNQSQIFIETPYRNKSMLEDLRAILSPTTQICIACDITLPSEYIRTLSAKEWKFEKADLHKRPAIFIIHY encoded by the coding sequence ATGATTGGAAAATTATACTTAATCCCTACAACTTTAGGAGATACAGAGCCTTTAGAGGTAATGCCTATATCTGTTAAAAAGGTAGTAGAGCAAATAGATTATTTTATTGTTGAAAATGAAAAATCAGCAAGGAAATTTATAAAGAAAATAACACCAACAAAGCCGCAGTCATCCTTGCAGTTACACTTATTGGATAAATATTCAAGTGAATTTGAAACAAGAAATTATCTGGATATTTGTAATGAAGGAGTTCATGTAGGGTTACTTTCTGAAGCAGGGGTTCCTGCTATTGCAGATCCTGGCGCCAGTATTGTAAAGTTAGCCCACGAGAAAGGGATACAGGTAGTGCCTTTAGTAGGACCTTCGTCTATTATTTTAGCAATGATGGCCTCAGGCATGAACGGGCAAAACTTTGCATTTAACGGATATTTACCGATAGATAAATCTGAAAGAAAAAAAGCTATTAAAAATTTAGAAAAAACTTCTAAAGAGAAAAATCAATCTCAAATTTTTATAGAAACTCCTTATAGAAATAAGAGTATGTTGGAAGATTTAAGAGCAATCCTTTCACCTACTACGCAAATTTGTATAGCTTGCGATATTACGCTTCCTTCTGAATATATAAGAACATTATCAGCAAAGGAGTGGAAATTTGAAAAGGCTGATTTACATAAAAGACCTGCTATATTTATTATTCATTATTAA
- a CDS encoding low molecular weight protein-tyrosine-phosphatase, with amino-acid sequence MKILMVCLGNICRSPLAEGILKSKVDSKKVFVDSAGTAAYHEGEQPDKRSILIARENGIDITNQRARKFEYSDFLDFDLIYAMDESNYQNILSLAKNKEDREKVKLILKEVAVSENNNVPDPYYGGDKGFKIVYQMLNEACDSIVSKL; translated from the coding sequence ATGAAAATACTGATGGTTTGCTTAGGGAATATTTGTCGTTCTCCTCTAGCAGAGGGTATTTTAAAGTCTAAAGTTGATTCAAAAAAAGTCTTTGTTGACTCAGCAGGTACAGCCGCATACCATGAAGGCGAACAGCCTGATAAAAGATCTATTTTGATAGCTAGAGAAAATGGAATTGATATTACAAATCAACGAGCAAGAAAATTTGAATATAGTGATTTTCTTGATTTTGATTTGATTTATGCAATGGATGAAAGTAATTATCAAAATATTTTATCCTTAGCTAAAAATAAGGAAGATCGGGAAAAAGTTAAGCTTATTTTAAAAGAAGTTGCCGTAAGTGAAAATAATAATGTTCCTGATCCATATTATGGAGGAGATAAAGGTTTTAAGATTGTATATCAAATGTTAAATGAAGCATGCGATAGCATTGTGTCGAAATTATAA
- the dnaA gene encoding chromosomal replication initiator protein DnaA, with the protein MTKTADSVWNECLSFIKDNIKPQAYKTWFEPIRPVKLAGEALTIQVPSKFFYEWLEEHYIKLLRVALVRELGKEAKLVYDVRMENTYSSNNPQTVKIPSSNRNPLKPQKVTAPIESKRELKNPFVIPGLQKVKIESQLNPNYNFVNFVEGDSNRLARSASMAVANKPGGTSFNPLLIYGGVGLGKTHLAHAIGVEIKDKYPDKTVLYISSEKFTQQFIDSVKSNTRNDFIHFYQMIDVLVIDDVQFLSGKAGTQDVFFHIFNHLHQNGKQVILTSDKAPVDMQDIEQRLLSRFKWGLSAELQSPDYETRISILQNKLYRDGVEMPEDIVEYVAKNIKSNVRELEGVLISMIAQASFNRKEFTLELAKQIVDKFVKNTKKEVSIDYIQKVVSKYFDMDVATLQSKTRKRHIVQARQLAMYFAKRMTKSSLANIGSQIGQRDHATVLHACKTVDNLTETDKQFRKYVDDLTKKLTF; encoded by the coding sequence ATGACTAAAACTGCCGATTCAGTTTGGAATGAATGCCTATCTTTTATTAAAGATAACATTAAACCACAAGCATATAAAACGTGGTTTGAACCGATTAGGCCTGTCAAGTTGGCAGGAGAAGCTTTGACGATTCAAGTTCCAAGTAAATTTTTTTATGAATGGTTAGAAGAGCATTATATAAAACTATTAAGAGTTGCTTTAGTAAGAGAATTAGGTAAAGAAGCAAAATTAGTTTATGACGTGCGTATGGAAAATACGTATAGTAGTAATAACCCTCAAACAGTAAAGATTCCTAGTTCAAATCGTAACCCTCTGAAACCTCAGAAGGTAACGGCTCCTATAGAGTCAAAGAGAGAGCTAAAAAACCCTTTTGTAATTCCAGGTTTACAGAAGGTTAAAATAGAATCGCAACTGAACCCTAATTATAATTTTGTGAATTTTGTAGAAGGAGATTCCAATAGGTTAGCAAGGTCAGCAAGTATGGCGGTAGCGAATAAGCCAGGAGGTACTTCTTTCAATCCATTATTAATTTATGGAGGTGTAGGGCTAGGAAAAACGCATTTAGCACACGCTATAGGTGTTGAAATAAAGGACAAGTATCCGGATAAAACAGTTTTATATATTTCATCAGAGAAGTTTACTCAACAGTTTATAGATTCTGTAAAATCAAATACACGAAATGATTTTATCCATTTCTATCAGATGATTGACGTTTTAGTTATTGATGATGTTCAGTTCTTATCAGGAAAAGCAGGAACACAAGATGTCTTTTTCCATATTTTTAACCATTTACATCAAAATGGCAAACAGGTAATTTTAACCTCAGATAAGGCGCCTGTGGATATGCAGGATATTGAACAACGTTTATTGTCTCGATTTAAATGGGGGCTCTCAGCGGAGCTACAATCTCCCGATTATGAAACGCGTATTTCGATACTTCAAAACAAATTATATAGAGATGGTGTAGAAATGCCAGAAGATATTGTTGAATATGTAGCAAAGAATATTAAATCGAATGTACGTGAATTAGAGGGGGTGCTGATATCAATGATTGCGCAAGCTTCTTTCAATCGTAAAGAATTTACTTTGGAATTAGCTAAGCAGATAGTTGATAAATTTGTGAAGAATACTAAGAAAGAGGTTTCTATTGATTATATTCAAAAGGTAGTATCAAAATATTTTGATATGGATGTTGCTACTTTACAATCTAAAACTCGTAAGAGACATATAGTTCAAGCTCGTCAATTAGCAATGTATTTCGCTAAAAGAATGACTAAGTCTTCGTTAGCAAATATAGGCTCACAGATAGGTCAAAGAGATCATGCAACAGTCTTGCATGCGTGTAAAACTGTAGATAACCTGACGGAAACGGATAAGCAATTCCGAAAATACGTAGATGATTTAACGAAAAAGTTAACTTTTTAA
- a CDS encoding acyl-CoA thioesterase, with protein sequence MLSHIFSFRVRYAETDQMGVVYHGNYAQFFDIGRTEWLRYLGVTYKDMEKNGIMLPVISLSSNFKKSAYYDDLLTIKTKLKKLPSVKIEFDYEITNQHQEIITTGSTVLAFMDASKKRPIRCPQSILNKITKSLKSSLPKH encoded by the coding sequence ATGCTATCACACATATTTTCATTCAGAGTAAGATATGCAGAAACGGATCAAATGGGGGTTGTTTACCATGGTAACTATGCCCAGTTTTTTGATATAGGACGCACTGAGTGGCTTCGTTATCTGGGAGTCACTTATAAAGATATGGAAAAAAATGGAATTATGCTCCCTGTAATCTCATTATCTTCCAATTTTAAGAAATCAGCTTACTATGACGATTTACTAACAATTAAAACAAAATTAAAAAAACTCCCTAGCGTTAAAATAGAATTTGACTACGAAATTACTAATCAGCATCAAGAAATCATAACCACAGGAAGCACTGTTCTTGCATTTATGGATGCATCCAAAAAACGACCTATTCGGTGTCCTCAAAGTATCTTAAATAAGATAACAAAATCTTTAAAATCATCGCTTCCCAAACATTAA
- a CDS encoding cob(I)yrinic acid a,c-diamide adenosyltransferase produces MKIYTKTGDKGTTALFGGTRVPKNHLRIECYGTVDELNSYIGLIRDQQISKDIQNDLLKIQNDLFTLGAMLATPPEKETLKNGKERLNIPKINHASINFLEKQIDHINKALPQMTHFILPGGHQTVSFCHISRCICRRTERLAVALNEEEAINNDILMYLNRLSDYLFILARKLTQDLSAEEVKWIPEKKN; encoded by the coding sequence ATGAAAATATACACTAAAACAGGAGATAAAGGAACCACGGCTTTATTTGGTGGTACACGAGTACCTAAAAATCATTTAAGAATAGAATGTTATGGAACTGTTGATGAACTCAATTCGTATATTGGTCTAATAAGAGATCAACAAATATCAAAAGACATTCAAAATGACCTCCTAAAGATTCAAAATGACCTATTCACTCTTGGCGCTATGCTAGCAACTCCTCCTGAAAAAGAAACACTAAAAAATGGCAAAGAACGATTAAATATTCCTAAAATAAATCATGCTTCTATTAACTTCTTAGAGAAGCAAATAGATCATATAAACAAAGCCTTGCCTCAAATGACTCATTTTATATTACCAGGAGGGCATCAAACCGTGTCATTTTGTCATATTTCGAGATGTATTTGCCGTAGAACAGAACGTTTAGCTGTCGCTTTAAACGAAGAAGAAGCGATAAATAACGACATTTTGATGTACTTAAACCGACTTTCTGACTACCTTTTTATATTGGCACGGAAATTGACACAAGACTTATCAGCTGAGGAAGTTAAATGGATTCCTGAGAAAAAAAATTAA
- a CDS encoding DUF2795 domain-containing protein translates to MYWTLELASYLADAPWPATKDELIDYAIRTGAPLEVVENLQDIEDEGDAYDSIIEIWPDYPTEEDYLWNEDEY, encoded by the coding sequence ATGTATTGGACATTAGAATTAGCATCATATTTAGCAGATGCACCTTGGCCAGCCACTAAAGACGAGTTAATAGATTACGCAATTAGAACCGGTGCTCCGTTAGAAGTTGTTGAAAACTTACAGGACATTGAAGATGAAGGAGACGCGTATGACTCGATTATTGAAATATGGCCAGATTATCCTACTGAAGAAGACTACCTTTGGAACGAGGATGAATATTAA